In Polyangium spumosum, the DNA window TGCTCGGTCGTCGGTGACGAGCAGAAGAGCCCCGTCCTGCCCGCGGCGGCCGCCCTCGGCCTGCTCGGCGCCGTGGCCGCCCGGCTGCGTCGTCGGACCCGCAAGTAACCGTCAAGGACTCGAGGCGGCGGCCCTCTGCGCCGCTGCCTCGAGCGCCTTCTGCCAATCCTGCCGCATCGCTCCCGTCACCGTGTGCCCCACCCCGGGGTAGGTGCGGAGCTCCGCCGAAAACCCCACCGCCACGAGCGCACGCACGGTCTGCTCGGCGCCCTCGAGCGGCACGATCGTGTCCGCGTCGCCGTGGAACGCGAGGACCTTCGGGGCCACCTTGCCCATCGGCCACGAGGTCGGGTAGAGCGGCGGCGCGAGCAGGCCGGCGATGGGCAGCGCCTCGCCGACGCGCTCGGGGTGCCGCGCCGCGAGCGTGAAGCTCAGCATCCCTCCCTGGGAAAACCCCGTCACGATGGGCCTGCCGCGCGTGGGCCGCGTCCGTTCGAGCTCCTCGAGCAGCGCCGCGAGCCCGTCGGCCGCGCGCCCGGTGCCCTCCGCGAGCTTCGTGGGTTCGAAGCGCGCGAGCGGGAACCAGGAGAAGCCTTGCCCCTGCGGGGTCGTGCCGTACGGGATCACGACCCGCATGCGCGCTTGGAAGCCGTCGAAGAGCCGAACGAACGACTCCGGACGATCGCCGAGCCCGTGGATCGCCACGATGAGCGGCAACCGCTCGTTTGCGTCGGCGCCGCCCGTCACGCGCTCGATGTAGCGGATCTTCTGCGCCGGCTCCGCGCCGGCCTTCGCGGGCCCGCTGCCGGGGGAAGGCTCCGGGGGCGTGTCCCTCCCGCACGCAGGGGCGAGGAGCACGAAGGTGAGGAGGAGGGCGCGATGTGTGAGGTTCATGCGGACGCTCGGCGCGCGGCGCGCTCTCGTTCGAGCCGCGGGGGCGGGAGGATCGACGCGCCGAAGAGCACACGCCGCGGCGCCTCGCCCGCGGTCTCTTCGCGCCAGGACAGGGCCCACTCGGCCCACGGGATGTGTTGATCGCGGAAGAGGATCTTCCGAAGGTCGAGCGGCTTGGGCTCGATCTGCGGCCGCTCGCCGCGCACGATCGGCGGCACGAGGGGGCCGCTGAAGCCGGCGTCGAGCGTGTAGACGAGCTCGGTCCGGTATCCCTCGCCCGGCCAGAGCACGAGGCCCTCGTCGGCGACGTCGTAGGGCACGTCCTCGCCGAGCGCCGCGCGGATCTGCTCGCGCACGAGATCTACCCCGGCGATGCGGTAAAACCCGGCGATCGCGTTCTCGAACAGGATCCGATCCGAGGCGTCGAGCGCGTCCACGAACCCTGGCTCGGCCACGCTCGCGACGACGAGCCCGCTCTGCTCCTCGATCGCGATCACCGCCTTCGCCTTGGAGATCGCGTCGCAGCCGAGCTCGAGCAGCAGTCGGTTCGATCCGAGCTCCACGTTCTGCACGGTGATCACGCCCGCGCGGAAGCGAGGGCAGGCCGCGAGCAGGCCGCTCACCTCGCGCTCGGCGGTGCGCCGCACGGTCTCGCGTAGATCGTCGAGCTCCTCCTGCAGGCCCCGCAGCGCGCCGTGTCCACGCTCGATCCCGCGCGACGCGTCGAGATCGGCGCGACGCGCGGCGCGCCGCAGCTTCCCGTGGAGCTTGGGCACGGTGCCCGAGTGGAACCCCGGCCGCATGAGCGTGCCCACGGTCTCGCCGTGATGGCCGATCGGCACGGGCGCGAGGTTCTTCGCGCGGTTCTCGCGGTAGAGGCGGAAGTTCTCCTTGAACTCCCAGACGAGGAAGCCGAACACGCTCGGGAAGAGGAAGACCGTCGTGCCCGCGATCGTCCCGCCGATCACGGGGCCGAGCGGGGCGAGCGCGTGGTTCATGACCGTCAGCATCTCCGCGAGCTGCTGCAGCAACATCTTCTGCGCGACCGTGACCACCGGGAAGTGCTTCACCGGGTTGATCTCGGGCTCGATCAGCAGCGTGACGTAGAGGCGGATCACGTACGCCACGAAGAACCACACGAGCCCGAGCGCGGCCTTGAGCGGGATCGTGGCGCGTTTGTCGCCCTCGCGGAACCGCAAGAACTCGTCGACGCGGTAGAGCGTGCGCTCCGAGAGCTCCAGCATCGCGCGGAAGACGCCCATCACCAGCCGGAAGAGCCCCGGCAGCGCGCGGCCCTTCACGGCCTCCCAGCCGAGCGCGATCTGATCGAACACGATCTCCTGCGCGACGAGGCCCGCGCGCGTGTTCAAAAGGACGCTCGCCGCCACGAACACGCCG includes these proteins:
- a CDS encoding alpha/beta hydrolase, which gives rise to MNLTHRALLLTFVLLAPACGRDTPPEPSPGSGPAKAGAEPAQKIRYIERVTGGADANERLPLIVAIHGLGDRPESFVRLFDGFQARMRVVIPYGTTPQGQGFSWFPLARFEPTKLAEGTGRAADGLAALLEELERTRPTRGRPIVTGFSQGGMLSFTLAARHPERVGEALPIAGLLAPPLYPTSWPMGKVAPKVLAFHGDADTIVPLEGAEQTVRALVAVGFSAELRTYPGVGHTVTGAMRQDWQKALEAAAQRAAASSP